The proteins below come from a single Afipia sp. P52-10 genomic window:
- a CDS encoding PopZ family protein → MTQPAKTQEPSMEEILASIRRIIADDEAKPDAAAAPQPSAPRAQAAPEPVTRIQPQPVAPPPAVVAPAKPVAAAKSAAPPPPAASNSQDDIDAMLAGLDAETAEEDVRAAAAASAEPDDVFDLTEQMAVSPPSPPEFRKIEPQNDVEFSEPAPRPVRNFEEQVRERVVEEVAAPAARPLMSQSTFAAVDSAFNTLAQTVLSNNARTLEDLVKEMLRPLLKTWLDDNLPSLVEKIVRAEIERVSRGR, encoded by the coding sequence ATGACGCAACCGGCGAAAACGCAGGAACCCTCGATGGAGGAAATCCTTGCGTCGATCAGACGTATTATCGCCGACGACGAGGCGAAGCCGGATGCGGCGGCTGCGCCACAGCCGTCCGCGCCGCGCGCGCAAGCGGCACCAGAGCCGGTCACGAGGATCCAGCCACAGCCGGTGGCGCCGCCGCCGGCCGTGGTCGCGCCAGCGAAACCAGTAGCTGCAGCTAAGTCCGCGGCGCCCCCGCCGCCAGCAGCCAGCAACAGTCAGGACGATATCGATGCAATGCTGGCCGGTCTCGATGCTGAGACGGCGGAGGAGGATGTCCGGGCTGCGGCTGCTGCATCGGCGGAGCCCGACGACGTATTCGATCTGACCGAGCAGATGGCCGTCTCGCCGCCGTCGCCGCCTGAGTTCCGCAAGATCGAGCCGCAGAACGACGTCGAATTCTCCGAACCTGCGCCGCGACCGGTCCGCAACTTCGAAGAACAGGTTCGGGAGCGGGTGGTCGAGGAGGTGGCGGCGCCAGCGGCGCGGCCATTGATGTCGCAGTCCACGTTTGCGGCGGTCGATTCCGCCTTCAACACGCTGGCGCAGACCGTGCTCAGCAACAATGCCCGCACGCTGGAAGATCTCGTGAAGGAGATGCTGCGACCACTCCTGAAGACCTGGTTGGACGATAATCTTCCGAGCCTGGTCGAAAAGATTGTGCGTGCGGAAATCGAGCGGGTATCCCGCGGCCGCTGA